One genomic segment of Thunnus albacares chromosome 18, fThuAlb1.1, whole genome shotgun sequence includes these proteins:
- the zgc:56235 gene encoding voltage-dependent anion-selective channel protein 2-like isoform X1: MAVPPSYSDLGKAAKDIFSKGYGFGVVKLDLKTKSQSGVMEFNTSGSSNTDTGKAAGSLETKYKMKELGLSFNQKWNTDNTLATEVTVEDQLAQGLKVALDTSFVPNTGKKSGKLKTGYKRDYVNLGCDVDFEGPIIHATAVLGYEGWLAGYQMAFDTAKSKLAQNNFALGYRAGDFQLHTNVNDGTEFGGSIYQKVNDELETAVTLAWTAGSNNTRFGIAAKYKLDKDTSLSAKVNNASLIGVGYTQSLRPGVKVTLSALIDGKNFSAGGHKVGMGFELEA; encoded by the exons ATGGCTGTCCCTCCTTCATACTCAGACCTGGGCAAAGCCGCCAAGGATATATTCAGCAAGGGTTATG GCTTTGGTGTTGTGAAGCTGGACCTAAAGACCAAATCACAGAGTGGAGtg ATG GAGTTCAACACATCTGGATCCAGTAACACAGACACAGGGAAGGCCGCAGGGAGCCTGGAGACCAAATACAAGATGAAGGAGCTGGGTCTGAGCTTCAACCAGAAGTGGAACACAGATAACACGCTGGCTACTGAAGTCACCGTGGAGGACCAg CTGGCTCAAGGACTGAAGGTTGCCTTGGATACGTCTTTTGTACCAAACACAGG TAAGAAGAGCGGCAAGCTGAAGACGGGCTACAAACGCGACTATGTGAACCTGGGCTGCGACGTGGACTTCGAGGGTCCCATCATCCACGCTACCGCCGTGTTGGGCTACGAGGGCTGGCTGGCCGGTTACCAGATGGCCTTCGACACGGCCAAGTCCAAACTGGCCCAGAACAACTTCGCCCTCGGATACAGGGCCGGAGACTTCCAGCTGCACACCAATGT taaCGACGGGACCGAGTTCGGCGGCTCCATCTACCAGAAGGTGAACGACGAGCTGGAGACAGCGGTGACTCTGGCCTGGACCGCCGGCAGTAACAACACTCGCTTCGGCATCGCCGCCAAATACAAGCTGGATAAAGACACCTCTCTGTCT GCCAAAGTGAACAACGCCAGTCTGATCGGAGTAGGCTACACCCAGAGCCTTCGGCCAG GTGTGAAGGTCACCCTCTCGGCCCTGATCGACGGGAAGAACTTCAGCGCCGGCGGACACAAAGTGGGCATGGGCTTCGAGCTGGAGGCGTAA
- the zgc:56235 gene encoding voltage-dependent anion-selective channel protein 2-like isoform X2, with the protein MAVPPSYSDLGKAAKDIFSKGYGFGVVKLDLKTKSQSGVEFNTSGSSNTDTGKAAGSLETKYKMKELGLSFNQKWNTDNTLATEVTVEDQLAQGLKVALDTSFVPNTGKKSGKLKTGYKRDYVNLGCDVDFEGPIIHATAVLGYEGWLAGYQMAFDTAKSKLAQNNFALGYRAGDFQLHTNVNDGTEFGGSIYQKVNDELETAVTLAWTAGSNNTRFGIAAKYKLDKDTSLSAKVNNASLIGVGYTQSLRPGVKVTLSALIDGKNFSAGGHKVGMGFELEA; encoded by the exons ATGGCTGTCCCTCCTTCATACTCAGACCTGGGCAAAGCCGCCAAGGATATATTCAGCAAGGGTTATG GCTTTGGTGTTGTGAAGCTGGACCTAAAGACCAAATCACAGAGTGGAGtg GAGTTCAACACATCTGGATCCAGTAACACAGACACAGGGAAGGCCGCAGGGAGCCTGGAGACCAAATACAAGATGAAGGAGCTGGGTCTGAGCTTCAACCAGAAGTGGAACACAGATAACACGCTGGCTACTGAAGTCACCGTGGAGGACCAg CTGGCTCAAGGACTGAAGGTTGCCTTGGATACGTCTTTTGTACCAAACACAGG TAAGAAGAGCGGCAAGCTGAAGACGGGCTACAAACGCGACTATGTGAACCTGGGCTGCGACGTGGACTTCGAGGGTCCCATCATCCACGCTACCGCCGTGTTGGGCTACGAGGGCTGGCTGGCCGGTTACCAGATGGCCTTCGACACGGCCAAGTCCAAACTGGCCCAGAACAACTTCGCCCTCGGATACAGGGCCGGAGACTTCCAGCTGCACACCAATGT taaCGACGGGACCGAGTTCGGCGGCTCCATCTACCAGAAGGTGAACGACGAGCTGGAGACAGCGGTGACTCTGGCCTGGACCGCCGGCAGTAACAACACTCGCTTCGGCATCGCCGCCAAATACAAGCTGGATAAAGACACCTCTCTGTCT GCCAAAGTGAACAACGCCAGTCTGATCGGAGTAGGCTACACCCAGAGCCTTCGGCCAG GTGTGAAGGTCACCCTCTCGGCCCTGATCGACGGGAAGAACTTCAGCGCCGGCGGACACAAAGTGGGCATGGGCTTCGAGCTGGAGGCGTAA
- the tor4aa gene encoding torsin-4A: MYTRYRHQKELEMSDRDSTSASQTEGEFEEEMDGEMDGEMDGEMDGEMDGEMDGEMDGELEGDGEIDEKQRDSPVPSLSSFSSSLRAVIRIKQKYKAMKMRRQEMVLGLAGAGVVAGAPARTSPKIFTFDALSPSAFPTLTSSVPQRKKKRRRKRVLFPNRGGCRAPPKPAPSRAKYCLYLLFAIVFIQVYNAIENLDDHVLRYDLEGLEKTLRREVFGQQGAVEGLLSHLKDYLSTYVHNKPLVVSLHGPSGVGKSHLGRLLAGHFRSVVGDTLVLQYYVLHHCPQESDAPQCARNLSTLISEMVERAEEEEKIPLFIFDEAEHMHNEILDELWELVASKQSNEYLNAIYLFLSNLGHAHITKHMLHNSSSISMSMSATIRHSNLVKELTPVLRNTLEKLHQLWTEADILPLGLLEKGHVMECFLDEMTREGFYPDHTSIERLAGEIEYHPAVGGHQYSLTGCKQVVAKVNLL; the protein is encoded by the exons ATGAGTGACCGAGACAGCACCTCGGCCTCCCAAACAGAGGGGGAATTTGAGGAGGAGATGGAcggagagatggatggagagatggacggagagatggatggagagatggatggagagatggatggagagatggatggagagtTGGAAGGGGATGGAGAAATAGATGAGAAACAGAGGGACAGTCCGGTCCCCAGTCTGTccagcttctcctcctctctgcgcGCCGTCATACGCATCAAACAGAAGTACAAGGCGATGAAGATGCGGCGCCAGGAGATGGTCCTGGGGCTGGCAGGAGCCGGGGTTGTCGCAGGAGCCCCAGCACGCACCAGCCCCAAAATCTTCACCTTCGACGCACTCTCCCCGTCCGCCTTCCCCACCCTGACGTCCTCCGTAcctcagaggaaaaagaagagaaggaggaagcgGGTGCTGTTTCCTAACAGGGGAGGATGCAGGGCGCCACCGAAGCCGGCGCCCAGCCGAGCCAAATACTGTCTTTACCTGCTCTTCGCCATCGTTTTTATCCAG GTGTACAACGCCATAGAGAACCTAGATGACCACGTTCTCAGATATGACCTGGAGGGCCTTGAGAAGACGCTGAGGAGGGAGGTGTTTGGGCAGCAGGGAGCGGTGGAGGGTCTGCTGTCCCATCTGAAGGACTACCTGTCCACCTACGTCCACAACAAGCCCCTCGTAGTGTCCCTGCATGGCCCCAGCGGAGTGGGCAAGAGCCACCTGGGACGCCTCCTGGCCGGACACTTCCGCTCCGTAGTGGGGGACACGCTGGTGCTGCAGTACTACGTCCTCCACCACTGTCCCCAGGAGTCCGACGCCCCCCAGTGCGCCCGCAACCTGTCCACCCTCATCTCAGAGATGGTTGAAcgagctgaggaggaggagaagatccCGCTCTTCATCTTCGACGAGGCCGAGCACATGCACAACGAGATCCTGGACGAGCTGTGGGAGCTCGTGGCCTCCAAACAGTCCAACGAATACCTGAATGCTATCTACCTGTTCCTCAGCAATCTGGGTCACGCGCACATCACCAAACATATGCTACACAACTCCTCGAGTATCTCTATGTCAATGTCAGCGACCATTCGCCATAGCAACCTAGTAAAAGAGCTGACTCCAGTATTACGCAACACTCTGGAGAAGCTTCACCAGCTGTGGACAGAGGCGGACATCCTACCTCTGGGCCTGTTGGAGAAAGGTCACGTGATGGAGTGTTTCCTGGATGAAATGACTCGAGAGGGGTTCTACCCGGATCATACCAGCATAGAGCGCCTGGCGGGGGAGATCGAATATCATCCCGCCGTCGGGGGCCACCAGTATTCTCTCACAGGCTGCAAGCAAGTGGTGGCTAAAGTCAACCTGCTGTGA